A genomic window from Streptomyces sp. HUAS YS2 includes:
- a CDS encoding glycoside hydrolase family 3 protein — protein sequence MADIARDDSPDEGLREAAVEAALGKLDLDAKTRLLAGQDMWSLPALPEIGLASVVMSDGPIGVRGVRWTADDPSVALPSPTALAAAWDPALARRAGRLLAQEARRKGVHVLLAPTVNLHRSPLGGRHFEAYSEDPYLTGAVATGYVQGVQEGGVGTTVKHFVANDAETDRFTVDNRIAPRPLRELYLAPFEAIVTNAHPWGIMTAYNRVNGTTMTEHHHLVNEVLRGEWGFDGYNVSDWMAARSTVGDIEGGLDVAMPGPDTVYGEALAAAVRAGEVAESAVDAAVRNVLRLAARVGALEGAPPAVAEPPAAIDGDALAREIARRGFVLVRNENGTLPLAAGRTVALSGAAARDARVLGGGSAQVFPDHVVSPLDGLTAALAEGALTYAIGADPSEELAPADQGFTLRARCRDAAGEILGEGSLPSGQVQWIGDDLPAGVTHETLASIEVVGTFTPRETGAHAFGTRGLGAYTLTVAGRTLFDGVQELGPETDPFEAFFGSPVERGRVELTAGETVEVSLLHTLDKEFAAPLPAVMFSFVHLGPRRDPDELIAEAVEAARAADTAVVVVATTERVESEGFDRTGLALPGRQDDLVRAVAAANPNTIVVVNAGSPVELPWREDVAAVLLSWFPGQEGGAALADVLTGAEEPGGRLPTTWPVALADAPVTEVAPTAGELSYEEGVFIGYRAWDKAGAAPAYAFGHGLGYTTWSYDSLEATPDAARVRITNTGARPGREVVQIYLAPTADSVERPARWLAAFGSVEAGAGESVEVEIPLPRRAFEIWDEERGGWAFVPGEYRVVAAHSVADERLAVTLGL from the coding sequence ATGGCGGACATCGCACGGGACGACAGTCCGGACGAGGGGCTGAGGGAAGCGGCGGTCGAGGCGGCACTGGGCAAGCTCGACCTGGACGCCAAGACGCGACTGCTGGCCGGTCAGGACATGTGGTCGCTGCCGGCCCTGCCCGAGATCGGCCTGGCCTCCGTGGTCATGTCCGACGGCCCGATCGGCGTCCGCGGTGTCCGCTGGACCGCCGACGACCCCTCCGTCGCGCTGCCCTCCCCGACGGCGCTCGCCGCCGCCTGGGACCCGGCCCTGGCCCGCCGGGCCGGCCGGCTGCTCGCCCAGGAGGCCCGCCGCAAGGGCGTCCACGTGCTGCTCGCGCCCACCGTGAACCTGCACCGCTCGCCGCTCGGCGGCCGGCACTTCGAGGCGTACAGCGAGGACCCGTACCTCACCGGCGCCGTCGCCACCGGCTACGTGCAGGGCGTCCAGGAGGGCGGCGTCGGCACCACCGTCAAGCACTTCGTCGCCAACGACGCCGAGACCGACCGTTTCACGGTCGACAACCGGATCGCCCCGCGCCCGCTGCGCGAGCTGTACCTCGCCCCCTTCGAGGCGATCGTCACGAACGCCCACCCCTGGGGCATCATGACCGCCTACAACCGGGTCAACGGCACCACCATGACCGAGCACCACCACCTCGTGAACGAGGTCCTGCGCGGCGAGTGGGGCTTCGACGGCTACAACGTCTCCGACTGGATGGCCGCCCGTTCCACCGTCGGCGACATCGAGGGCGGCCTCGACGTCGCGATGCCCGGCCCCGACACGGTCTACGGCGAGGCGCTGGCCGCCGCCGTCCGGGCCGGCGAGGTCGCGGAGTCCGCCGTCGACGCCGCCGTACGCAACGTCCTGCGGCTCGCCGCCCGAGTCGGCGCCCTCGAAGGCGCCCCGCCGGCCGTCGCCGAGCCCCCGGCCGCGATCGACGGCGACGCGCTCGCCCGTGAGATCGCCCGCCGCGGCTTCGTCCTGGTACGCAACGAGAACGGCACCCTGCCCCTGGCGGCGGGCCGGACGGTGGCCCTGTCCGGCGCGGCCGCCCGCGACGCCCGCGTCCTCGGCGGCGGCTCCGCCCAGGTCTTCCCCGACCACGTGGTCTCCCCGCTCGACGGCCTCACCGCCGCCCTTGCCGAGGGCGCCCTGACCTACGCGATCGGCGCCGACCCGAGCGAGGAACTCGCCCCCGCCGACCAGGGATTCACCCTCCGCGCGCGCTGCCGCGACGCCGCCGGCGAGATCCTCGGCGAGGGGTCGCTGCCGAGCGGCCAGGTCCAGTGGATCGGCGACGACCTCCCGGCCGGCGTCACGCACGAGACCCTCGCCTCCATCGAGGTGGTCGGCACGTTCACCCCGCGCGAGACCGGCGCGCACGCCTTCGGCACCCGCGGCCTCGGCGCGTACACGCTCACCGTCGCCGGCCGGACCCTCTTCGACGGCGTGCAGGAACTGGGCCCGGAGACCGACCCGTTCGAGGCGTTCTTCGGCTCGCCCGTCGAACGCGGCCGGGTCGAACTCACCGCGGGCGAGACCGTCGAGGTGTCCCTGCTGCACACCCTCGACAAGGAGTTCGCGGCCCCGCTGCCCGCGGTCATGTTCTCCTTCGTCCACCTCGGTCCGCGCCGCGACCCCGACGAACTGATCGCCGAAGCCGTCGAGGCCGCCCGCGCCGCCGACACCGCCGTCGTGGTCGTCGCCACGACCGAGCGGGTCGAGTCCGAGGGCTTCGACCGCACCGGCCTCGCCCTGCCCGGCCGCCAGGACGACCTCGTCCGCGCCGTCGCCGCGGCCAACCCGAACACGATCGTCGTCGTCAACGCCGGCTCCCCGGTCGAGCTGCCGTGGCGCGAGGACGTCGCCGCGGTGCTGCTCAGCTGGTTCCCCGGCCAGGAGGGCGGCGCGGCGCTCGCCGACGTCCTCACCGGCGCCGAGGAGCCCGGCGGCCGGCTCCCCACCACCTGGCCCGTCGCCCTCGCCGACGCCCCGGTCACCGAGGTCGCCCCGACCGCCGGCGAACTCTCCTACGAGGAGGGCGTGTTCATCGGCTACCGGGCCTGGGACAAGGCCGGCGCGGCCCCCGCGTACGCCTTCGGGCACGGCCTGGGCTACACGACCTGGTCGTACGACTCCCTGGAGGCGACCCCGGACGCGGCCAGGGTCCGGATCACCAACACCGGCGCCCGCCCCGGCCGCGAGGTCGTGCAGATCTACCTCGCCCCGACCGCGGACTCCGTCGAGCGCCCGGCGCGCTGGCTCGCCGCGTTCGGGAGCGTCGAGGCCGGCGCCGGGGAGTCCGTCGAGGTCGAGATCCCGCTGCCGCGCCGCGCGTTCGAGATCTGGGACGAGGAGCGGGGCGGCTGGGCGTTCGTGCCGGGCGAGTACCGGGTCGTCGCCGCGCACTCGGTCGCCGACGAGCGGCTGGCCGTGACGCTGGGGCTCTGA
- a CDS encoding SGNH/GDSL hydrolase family protein translates to MRAGRRFRTAVAGGLAALLCAATLSGCGPETVGAAARPSPKPSPTPVWDRSPASIAAVGDSITRGFDACSVLADCPEVSWSTGTETAVNSLALRLLGPAGAAARSWNLARTGARMAELPEQMARAAAEKPELVTVMAGANDACRDTPELMTPVADFKASFAASMARLRAGAPKAQVYVTSVPDLKRLWSTGRDNPMSRQIWKLGICGSMLADPEDLGADAEKRRARVHERVIAYNGALREVCAADPRCRYDGGAVFGFAFDGEQLSPWDFFHPSKDGQARLAEIAYRQVTRV, encoded by the coding sequence ATGCGCGCGGGGCGACGATTCCGTACCGCTGTCGCCGGAGGACTGGCCGCGCTGCTGTGCGCGGCCACGCTCTCCGGCTGCGGACCGGAGACGGTCGGAGCGGCGGCGCGCCCCTCCCCCAAGCCGTCCCCGACGCCGGTCTGGGACCGCAGCCCCGCCTCGATCGCCGCCGTCGGCGACTCCATCACGCGCGGGTTCGACGCCTGCTCGGTGCTGGCGGACTGCCCCGAGGTCTCCTGGTCCACCGGCACGGAGACCGCGGTGAACAGCCTCGCCCTGCGCCTGCTCGGCCCGGCCGGGGCCGCGGCCCGCAGCTGGAACCTCGCCCGTACGGGTGCACGGATGGCGGAACTGCCGGAACAGATGGCGCGGGCGGCTGCCGAGAAGCCGGAGCTGGTGACGGTGATGGCGGGCGCGAACGACGCCTGCCGGGACACTCCGGAACTGATGACCCCGGTCGCCGACTTCAAGGCCTCCTTCGCCGCGTCGATGGCCAGGCTCCGGGCCGGCGCGCCGAAGGCGCAGGTGTACGTGACGAGCGTGCCGGACCTGAAGCGGCTCTGGTCGACCGGGCGGGACAACCCGATGAGCCGTCAGATCTGGAAGCTCGGCATCTGCGGCTCGATGCTCGCGGACCCCGAGGACCTGGGCGCGGACGCCGAGAAGCGGCGCGCGCGGGTGCACGAGCGGGTGATCGCGTACAACGGGGCGCTGCGCGAGGTGTGCGCCGCGGACCCCCGCTGCCGCTACGACGGCGGGGCGGTCTTCGGCTTCGCCTTCGACGGCGAACAGCTCAGCCCCTGGGACTTCTTCCACCCGAGCAAGGACGGCCAGGCACGGCTCGCGGAGATCGCGTACCGGCAGGTCACGCGCGTGTAG
- a CDS encoding DUF3145 domain-containing protein: MTTRGVLYVHSAPRALCPHVEWAVAGVLGARVQLDWIRQPASPGTWRAEFSWKGQTGTAAKLASALRGWQMLRFEVTAEPCPTAEGERYSATPELGIFHAVTGMHGDILIPEDRLRAALARSTRGESELEAEIAKLLGKPWDDELEPFRYAGEGAPVRWLHQVV, translated from the coding sequence GTGACGACACGTGGAGTTCTGTACGTTCACTCCGCACCGCGCGCGCTCTGCCCGCACGTCGAATGGGCGGTGGCGGGTGTCCTCGGTGCGAGGGTCCAGCTCGACTGGATCCGCCAGCCCGCGTCCCCCGGGACCTGGAGAGCCGAGTTCTCCTGGAAGGGCCAGACCGGCACGGCGGCCAAGCTCGCGTCCGCGTTGCGCGGCTGGCAGATGCTCCGCTTCGAGGTCACGGCGGAACCCTGCCCGACCGCCGAGGGCGAGCGTTACAGCGCCACCCCCGAGCTGGGCATCTTCCACGCCGTCACCGGCATGCACGGCGACATCCTGATCCCCGAGGACCGGCTGCGGGCCGCGCTCGCCCGTTCTACGCGCGGCGAGTCGGAGCTGGAGGCGGAGATCGCCAAGCTCCTCGGCAAGCCCTGGGACGACGAGCTGGAGCCCTTCCGCTACGCCGGCGAGGGCGCGCCGGTGCGCTGGCTCCACCAAGTCGTCTGA